CCATATCCTTATGCATGAAGATAATCAATTCGGTCGTTGTGGTCGGACTCTATTATGGATTTCTGACCACATTCTCCATAGGGCCCTCTTATCTCTTCCTTCTCCGAGCTCGGGTTATGGAAGAAGGAACCGAGAAGAAGGTATCAGCAACAACTGGTTTTATTACGGGACAGCTCATGATGTTCATATCGATCTATTATGCGCCTCTGCATCTAGCATTGGGTAGACCTCATACAATAACTGTCCTAGCTCTACCAtatcttttgtttcatttcttctgGAACAATCACAAACACTTTTTTGATTATGGATCTACTACCCGAAATTTAATGCGCAATCTCAGTTATAAGACAGGGGATAAATAAAAAGGGAAATAACAAAGAAGTATCCACGTTACCAAACTTGGACGACTTCAACACTTTGGACTGGAGGCCACAAGCATCTCTATCATGCGCCCTTGATGATCACCAAAACCTTTGCCTTTTCGAGCAAAGAAAACAGCAAATTCTTGGATACATGTCAACAGTGAAATTATCACTATGGTAATAACAAATTAACAATCCTAGCTAGTAGAATATTTTTCATAACATCTAAGACCTTagttaattacatcaaatttgaTGAAAACTTAGTGAAAAGCAGGAAATAAAGTCAAAACAAGAAAAGGGATGGTGATGATCATGGTTCTTGATGATCCTTGCAAGGTTGTTGTTGAAGACTGATCACCATGAGGTGGTTTTCTATAGTAGTAAGGAAACCATGGCACGATAGGATCGGGAGGAGGCGGTGCTTGCCCTGTAACATAGCCAGGTGGAGGAAAATACGGAATAACTCCTGTCGGTGGTGAGAAAGATCCTGGAGGAGAAAAAGATCCTCCTGCTGGTGGTGATGGTGGTGTTGGAGTCGCTGGTGGATTGTTTCCGGCACCCGTTGGCGGTGGATAACACGGATATGGGCACTCTTGGGCCAATGACCTTGCCGAAAAAAGAAGAACTGTTGAGAGGAAAAGTAGGGTTGACAGTAGTTTTTGGAGGGTTGAAGCCATGTTGTGGAAATGATTTGTGTGAAGAAAGGACTGGaatatgaaagaaaagaaaaggagaggaGTGAGGAGACTAGAGGGGGATGAATTGAATTCTAAGAAAAGGAGTATACCAAAGGTGTTGAGTTGGCTTAGAAACGTATCAAGTGTGGACCTAGGTTGGAAAAATCCTGAGGACTTTGTCactactaaaaagaaaaaagccaaAGTTGCTAGGATTAAGAAGAGGATGGAATAAAGAGGTTCTTGAAGCTTTAGGTCCCTTTTGGATGTCTTTATCTAGCCAAGGTGGCTCATTTGTCCACCATTTGCAATATATTAATAGCTCTAGGCTTGTGCTTCATTCCAAATTGAGCGGCAGAGTTGTTAAGGCTGTTAGTGTTACCTAGACCAGTGAATATTGAGATGAAAAACTGTGGGAGTTTCCTAGATATGATTATTTTGGGGACCAGAAGGGAAGAGGTGACTAGAAAAAGGAGTCCTACTGAAAGATGCTAGAAGCACAAAAGGGGCAGTTTGAAGATTGGCTGAGGGCATTGTAGGTGTAACGATAGGAGCAATGTTTATTACGTTGGTTGAGCATTTTGAATTCAACGATCGGGGTTGAATTTGACAAGTATTTCCTAAGAACATATGAAAGGATGTTCTTGTTTTACACTTTTGTTAGAACATATTTGTACACTAATAATCCACATATTCACCATGCTATATGTAATCACTGTATTAATGCATATAAAGTACTCTAAAATTGCCAAATGTAACTCCCTTTGGCCTCAAACCAAGCAAAGGAATGTGGACAATCAATTTTGATCAGAACCAaattaaaaagttttttttttttccttttctagttAAGGTGCAACTAGGTGAATTTTCTATGTGTTTTACACTTTCTATGTTCCGAAGGAAGATCAACAAGATCCAAGACAACATGGCAAATCTCAAACATCGCCATGATTTTTGACCTCAGCCTGGAGATTTGCAAATCAACATGTTTACTCACACCTGATCAtaatttcttcctttcttgtAACCTTTTTCATTACAGACAATGAACTGATGAACCTAAAAAACTACAAGAAAAAAATGGAGTTTCCTCCCTACAAAGTTACAAGCATTAACCACATGGGTCGACAATTAAAGCTCTTCTTGATTCTTTAAGTTTATCTATAGATCTTTTGGTATATTGATTTCTGGTTATGAAAAATTTCaggaagttaaaaaaaaaaaagaaattaattttctatacttATACACTTTTATTATTGGATGTATGACACATAAttcgaatttaaatttgaaatccaaatttttCACATGTGTCGTGCATCCAACTATCGTAGTGTGTACACTATCAGTgcatataagatttactcaaaaaaaaaaaaatgaagaaagacaGGAGATTGACAAGATTGCTGGTGGAGCGTGCATTTGTTGACTCTTAAGAGGTGTCAATGATtaaatttgattctaccataCGCAAAGAAAGATTAGTCCCACAGCTGGATCAATGGTTAGATGCCTGATGATTAAAACATGTGGGCCAAAATGTTATTggaaaaaacaaacaaattgtTAAGCATAAAGATTTCTTAAGAAGATCAGTTGGTTAAGTACTAATGACCAACCAATTAACTTAAAACACATaatgagttaaaaaaaaaaaaagaaggattagTCTGTGATGCTAATGCGTTTTCTCTGATTAATTGGATGAGGAGAAGGTAGATTTGATGATTGCCTGTTGCCTATGTTTCATTATTGTTGTCAAAAAGACGATTGATTCTCTAATCCAATTTGTCTATTAGCTAAAACAGCTCCAAAGCTTATTATATATGCATTGATTCTTATATCCTTCTTGTCCAATTGTGATGTGGATAACCTAACGCTAATAGTTAaccatttttaaaaaaaaataattatttaaccCTTAATCAAGATTTCCTTCAGAAAAAAAACCCTTAATCAAGATTTAAAGCTTGACCATGGAAGTTGAGATtgtctgtgcaataataaactCCTTTCCTTACCAACACATGAAAAAAGGTAGAAAAAGCGGCCAGAAAGTAGTATGAAGctttccttctcttctttttctcttttctccttggagaaaaagggcaaaattttgaaagttgTGTAGGGCTGAACGAAAAAGCAATGGATTTTTTCAAAGTCAGAGAATTTGAACAACTTTTATATTTGATCAGATCAACTAGAAAGTGAAAATAAGTGTAGCCTCCTCCCACAGGGATCGAGAGGTCCCGAGTTCGAGTCTCAACTCTGCTGGATTTCTCCGCGCACTTAATGTGCTAGGATCGAGTTGGGGCGCCGGGCCCGGgtcgcaggggatt
This portion of the Coffea eugenioides isolate CCC68of chromosome 11, Ceug_1.0, whole genome shotgun sequence genome encodes:
- the LOC113753002 gene encoding proline-rich receptor-like protein kinase PERK1: MASTLQKLLSTLLFLSTVLLFSARSLAQECPYPCYPPPTGAGNNPPATPTPPSPPAGGSFSPPGSFSPPTGVIPYFPPPGYVTGQAPPPPDPIVPWFPYYYRKPPHGDQSSTTTLQGSSRTMIITIPFLVLTLFPAFH